In Poecile atricapillus isolate bPoeAtr1 chromosome 22, bPoeAtr1.hap1, whole genome shotgun sequence, a genomic segment contains:
- the IFFO2 gene encoding intermediate filament family orphan 2 translates to MNSLLFGEMARAFSPAAAAAASSSSLGPGGGGPAAAGGGPPVTAALRNDLGSNIHLLKGLNVRFRCFLAKVHELERRNRLLEKQLAAQQSERDRRLRYKTFSRDQAVQTDGGSPALLPPPGPGHGALPSPPHYGRLPGTIWSYTQVRRTGGGGLETVQGPGVSWVHPDGVGVQIDTITPEIRALYNVLAKVKRERDEYKRKWEEELSRRMSLESMVETLREEAQEAEALQEELNEKIERLKAELVVFKGLMSDPMTDLDTKIQEKAMKVDMDICRRIDITAKLCDVAQQRNSEDVSKIFQVASKKKERKLASDEELSEQDADNGRFSDEEVSCSLNITDEMKRMFNQLRETFDFDDDCDSLTWEENEETLLLWEDFTNCNPSIDLQGEEENLGNLIHETESFFKTRDKEYQETIGQIELELATAKSDMNRHLHEYMEMCSMKRGLDVQMETCRRLIKGSADRNSPSPSSVASSDSGNTDEIQDDLDRETDVEPMVS, encoded by the exons ATGAACTCGCTGCTCTTCGGGGAGATGGCCCGCGCCTTctcccccgccgccgccgccgccgcctcctcctcctcgctgggccccggcggcggcggccccgcggcgGCCGGGGGGGGCCCTCCGGTGACGGCGGCGCTGCGGAACGACCTGGGCTCCAACATCCACCTGCTGAAGGGGCTGAACGTGCGGTTCCGCTGCTTCCTGGCCAAGGTGCACGAGCTGGAGCGGCGGAACCggctgctggagaagcagctggCGGCCCAGCAGAGCGAGCGCGACCGGCGGCTGCGCTACAAAACCTTCTCCCGGGACCAGGCGGTGCAGACGGACGGCGGGAGCCCGGccctgcttcctcctcctggtCCCGGGCACGGGGCTCTGCCCTCGCCGCCGCACTACGGCCGCTTGCCCGGTACCATCTGGAGCTACACCCAGGTGCGGCGCACCGGAGGCGGCGGCCTGGAGACCGTGCAGGGCCCCGGCGTGTCCTGGGTGCACCCGGACGGGGTCGGGGTGCAGATCGACACCATCACCCCCGAGATCCGCGCCCTCTACAACGTGCTGGCCAAAGTCAAGCGGGAGCGAGACGAGTACAAGAGGAA ATGGGAGGAGGAGCTGAGCAGGAGGATGAGCCTGGAATCCATGGTGGAAACCTTGAGAGAG GAGGCCCAGGAAGCAGAAGCTCTCCAGGAGGAGCTGAATGAGAAGATTGAGAggctgaaagcagagctggtggTCTTTAAGGGTCTGATGAGTGAT CCCATGACAGACCTGGACACAAAGATCCAAGAAAAGGCCATGAAGGTGGACATGGACATCTGCCGCCGAATCGATATCACGGCCAAGCTGTGCGATGTCGCGCAGCAGCGCAACTCGGAAGACGTTTCCAAGATTTTCCAG GTGGCCTCCAAGAAGAAGGAGAGGAAGCTGGCGTCGGACGAGGAGCTGTCGGAGCAGGACGCGGACAACGGGAGGTTCTCGGATGAGGAGGTCAGCTGCTCCCTCAACATCACTGATGAGATGAAGAGGATGTTCAACCAGCT gcGGGAGACGTTTGATTTCGATGACGATTGTGACAGTTTGACGTGGGAGGAGAACGAGGAGACgctgctgctttgggaagaTTTCACCAACTGCAACCCCTCCATCGACCTCCAGGGAGAG GAAGAAAACCTGGGAAATTTGATCCACGAAACAGAATCCTTCTTCAAAACTCGAGACAAGGAATACCAGGAGACAATAGGGCAGATagag ctggagctggccaCAGCCAAGAGCGACATGAACCGACACCTGCACGAGTACATGGAGATGTGCAGCATGAAACGGGGGCTGGACGTGCAGATGGAAACGTGCCGCCGGCTCATCAAGGGCTCAGCAGACAG GAATTCTCCATCCCCCAGCTCCGTAGCCAGCAGCGACTCAGGAAACACAGACGAAATCCAGGACGATTTGGACAGAGAGACGGACGTGGAGCCCATGGTCAGCTGA